The genomic DNA CGAGCCGAGGAAGGCCACCAGGCGACGACCCACCGCCGGAATCTTGCCCAGGTGCTCCTCGAAATCACCACATACCGCGTCGATTTCGATGCCCGGATACTCCTGGCCGATCGCATCGCCCGCGGCACGCAGCACACCGGCGTCGACGTCGAACGGGATGAACCGGCGCAACTGCCCGCCGTCACGCATGGCGTCGAGCAGCATCCTGGTCTTCTCCGACGTGCCGCTGCCCAACTCGACGAGCGTGTCAGCCCCGGCGGCCGCGACGATTTCCGGGGAGCGGTCACGCAGGATCTGTGCCTCGGTCCGAGTCGGGTAGTACTCCGGTAACCGGGTGATCTGGTCGAACAGGTCACTGCCCACCGAATCGTAGAACCACTTGGGCGGCAGCATCTTCGGCGACTGGGCCAGCCCCTCGCGCACATCACGGCGCAGCGCGGTGGCCGCCGAGTCGGCGACCAGATAGTTGGACAGGCTGAGCGTCATACCGAACCTTTCAGTGGGGTGAGCTCGACATACGAGTCAGAGACGTGCACCAGATGGCGGTCCGGGATGTCGGACCAGCCGGGATCGTCGTCGTAGGGTTCGCTGGCGAGCACGACGCCATCCGGCAGTCGCAACATCGACAAGGTATCCCCCCAGGTCGTGGCGACAATACGAGACCCATTGGCGGCCAGGATGTTCAGTCGGGCATTGGGATCCCGCGCGCCGACTTCGGCAATCGTCTGCCCCAGCGCATCCAAGCCCCGGGCGAAGATCAACGCCGCCAGCACCGCACTGTCCACCGTGGATTCAGCCTCCCCGGTCACCGGCAGCACCGCACGGTCCACCACCCCGTTGTGCGACAGCAGCCACTGCCCGTCGGTGAACGGCGCCGAGGCCGAGGGTTCGATCGGCATGCCGATGGTCGCAGAGCGTACGACCGCGACCACGCACCTGCTGCTCAACGCCGGCGCGACCGACGCGAACGAGGCATCACCCCACAGTGGCTTGTCGCTACGCCACCGGCGGGGTACGCCGTCATCGAAAAATCCTGCACCCCAACCATCGGCGTTCATCAAACCGTGTTTCTGGCGACGCGGCGCATACGACTGCACCAGCAGGCCCTGCGGCGGATCCAACACCAGCGAGGCCACCGATCGCGGTGCGCCGAGCCACCCGATGTGCCGGCACATCAGCTGATTCCTCTTCGCGCAAGCGGCTCATCACCGACGTCCCAGGCCAGGCGCACGCCGGAGAAGATCTGGCGCCGGATCGGATGGTCCCAGTTACGGAAACTCGGCCGCAGGATGTCGGCGGAGACTGCCCACGAGCCGCCTCGCAGGATCCGGTAGTCACCGTCGAAGAAGGGCTCGGTGTAGCGGTCGTACACCATCGGGGTGAAGCCGGGCCACGGCCGCAGCGGGGACGTGGTCCATTCCCAGACGTCGCCCAGCATCTGCTCGACGCCATAGGCCGACGCACCGGCCGGGTAGGCACCCACCGGTGCGGGTCGACGCGCCTCGCCCCCGAGGTTGGCCAGCGCCGCGATGGGTTCGGAAGTGCCCCAAGGGTATCGGCGTCGGGCCAGGGCGGCGGGATCCCAAGCGCAGGCCTTCTCCCACTCGATCTCGGTGGGCAGCCGGGCCCCCGCCCAGGCCGCGTAAGCCTCGGCTTCGAAGAAGCTGACATGTTGGACCGGTTCATCGGCCGGGATGGTCTCGACGTGGCCGAACCTGGTGCGGGTGCCGTCCGACCCCCAGAACTGGGGCGCCGCCAGACCCGCCTCCTGGCGATGCGCCCAGCCGCGCGAAGACCACCATCGCGGCTGCTGATAGCCGCCGTCGTCGATGAACTCGCGCCATTCGGCATTGGTGACCGGCACCCGGCCGATATAGAAGCTGGGTATGGCCACTTCATTCGCCGGACGCTCGTTGTCCAGCGAATGCGGTTCGGTCAGTTCGTCGACGCCGAGCACGAACGGCCCGCCCGGGATCAGCACCGAGGACCCGGCCACACCGGGGCGACCGGTGGGCAATGCGGTGCCGGTGTCGAGCAGCGGCGGCCCCGACCGCAGGTTCAGTGCCTGCAACATCGTCTCGTCGTGTTGGTTCTCGTGGCTGATCACCAAACCGAAGTTGAACCCGAGGTCATCGGTGTCAAGGGCGTCGAGGGCATCGAGCGCGCGCGATCGCACCGTCGCGCAATAGGTTCGCGCGTCTGTGGGCGGTAGCAACGGCAGTTCGATGCGACTGGCCCGCGAGTGCACGAAGGCATCGTAGAGCCGGTCCACCTCGGGATCGAGCAGTCCCGGGCGGTCCGGGTTACCGCTGCGCAGCAGCCACAGCTCCTCCTGCTGGCCAATATGGGCGAGATCCCAGACCAGTGGGCTCATCAACGGGCTGTACTGGCGGTGCAGTTCAGCATCGTCGAAGTCGACCAGACGCAGGGTACGTTCCCGCGCCCTGGTGAGCTGTTGCGCCAGCATCTCGCGTGTGGTCAAAGCTCGCCCTTCACCAGTTGGCTCATCGCAGAAGCGATTCCATGGCTCACCACCTGGTCGGCGAAATCGTCGGCCGGACAGCGTCCCTCCTGGACCGAACGCGCCAACCGCCCCATCGATTCCGTCAGCTCCGCCGGCGCTCGCTCCGCCGCCGCCGACACGCACGCGACCGCCGAGTCCCGCAACCGTCGATCGATCAACCCGATCCGGGCCGCCCGATCCCATGCCGTGGCCACCGGGGCCGTCGCCTCTGTGGCGATCGCGGCGGCCTCGGGATCGTCGAGGAGCGTGGTCAGCATGAACACCACGGCGGGCCACAAGGCATCCGGCACGCTGTCGAGATAGCGGATCTCCAGCCAGCGCCGCGGCCGCACAGGCGGGAACAGCGTCGTCAGATGGTATTC from Mycobacterium sp. DL440 includes the following:
- the egtD gene encoding L-histidine N(alpha)-methyltransferase; the protein is MTLSLSNYLVADSAATALRRDVREGLAQSPKMLPPKWFYDSVGSDLFDQITRLPEYYPTRTEAQILRDRSPEIVAAAGADTLVELGSGTSEKTRMLLDAMRDGGQLRRFIPFDVDAGVLRAAGDAIGQEYPGIEIDAVCGDFEEHLGKIPAVGRRLVAFLGSTIGNLTPGPRTEFLASLADTLQPGDSVLLGTDLVKDTDRLVRAYDDAAGVTAAFNRNVLSVVNRELDADFDLDAFEHVAKWNADEERIEMWLRADEPQQVRIADLDLDVAFGAGEEMLTEVSCKFRADGVAGELAKAGLRQTHWWTDEAGDFGLSLAVK
- the egtC gene encoding ergothioneine biosynthesis protein EgtC, whose product is MCRHIGWLGAPRSVASLVLDPPQGLLVQSYAPRRQKHGLMNADGWGAGFFDDGVPRRWRSDKPLWGDASFASVAPALSSRCVVAVVRSATIGMPIEPSASAPFTDGQWLLSHNGVVDRAVLPVTGEAESTVDSAVLAALIFARGLDALGQTIAEVGARDPNARLNILAANGSRIVATTWGDTLSMLRLPDGVVLASEPYDDDPGWSDIPDRHLVHVSDSYVELTPLKGSV
- the egtB gene encoding ergothioneine biosynthesis protein EgtB encodes the protein MTTREMLAQQLTRARERTLRLVDFDDAELHRQYSPLMSPLVWDLAHIGQQEELWLLRSGNPDRPGLLDPEVDRLYDAFVHSRASRIELPLLPPTDARTYCATVRSRALDALDALDTDDLGFNFGLVISHENQHDETMLQALNLRSGPPLLDTGTALPTGRPGVAGSSVLIPGGPFVLGVDELTEPHSLDNERPANEVAIPSFYIGRVPVTNAEWREFIDDGGYQQPRWWSSRGWAHRQEAGLAAPQFWGSDGTRTRFGHVETIPADEPVQHVSFFEAEAYAAWAGARLPTEIEWEKACAWDPAALARRRYPWGTSEPIAALANLGGEARRPAPVGAYPAGASAYGVEQMLGDVWEWTTSPLRPWPGFTPMVYDRYTEPFFDGDYRILRGGSWAVSADILRPSFRNWDHPIRRQIFSGVRLAWDVGDEPLARRGIS